One window of Candidatus Zixiibacteriota bacterium genomic DNA carries:
- the pepF gene encoding oligoendopeptidase F, with product MPEQKTIPIRNQIADKHKWNLADIYADEAAWDADYQKAKSLIAQAKQFAGKLADSPQTMYACFHTRTELQIILSNLYQYAYLNKDLDNRVSKYQALTERAAALSSDAGAAYSFVEPELLTIDESRLQKMAAQFPRTDEYDFYIKELIRSKQHIRSEEVEEVLALSSLVTRGPDTIFSMLDDADIKYPSVRDEHGNEVQLTKQRAIKLLESSDPRVRKETHEAFYSPYREHTNTLGASLASAVNTDVFYTRTRRYDSCLHAALDSNNIPIEVYHALIETTEKNLQGLHEYVCLRKRLLKLDEIHSYDMFCPLFPEQKYEVPYDDAVRQVIESAAALGDEYGRQLRHAFHHRWVDVWETEGKGSGAYSSHSYTAHPFVLMNYNDTVDSFFTLAHELGHAMHSHFTCKTQPYPKSHYAIFVAEVASTLNEGLLLDYLLKRTKDDRQRLYLLDRAIDNAVGTFFNQVMYAHFELDIHTEVENGGALSPELMTAKWRELTQKYYGPDFTVDDFTPLKWSRIPHFYMSFYVYQYATSFAATQAILRRFLNGESGLIEKYLTMLRAGGSDHPIELLKRCGVDMTTPTPIEATLKQFAEQVAEVERMTR from the coding sequence ATGCCCGAACAGAAAACCATCCCCATCCGTAATCAGATCGCCGACAAACACAAATGGAACCTGGCGGATATCTACGCCGATGAAGCTGCCTGGGACGCGGATTACCAAAAAGCCAAGTCATTGATCGCCCAGGCCAAACAGTTCGCCGGTAAGTTGGCTGACTCCCCCCAGACCATGTACGCCTGTTTCCACACGCGAACCGAACTTCAGATCATTCTGTCGAACCTCTATCAATACGCCTATCTCAACAAGGACCTTGATAACCGCGTTTCCAAATACCAGGCCCTCACCGAGCGGGCCGCTGCACTGTCATCCGACGCCGGCGCTGCCTACTCGTTTGTCGAGCCGGAACTGTTGACGATCGACGAGTCACGACTGCAAAAGATGGCCGCGCAGTTCCCGCGCACCGACGAGTATGACTTCTACATCAAAGAGTTAATCCGTTCCAAGCAGCATATCCGCTCCGAGGAAGTCGAGGAGGTGCTGGCGTTGTCGTCCCTGGTAACCCGCGGGCCGGATACGATCTTTTCGATGCTCGACGACGCCGATATCAAATACCCATCAGTGAGAGACGAACACGGCAACGAAGTACAGTTGACCAAACAGCGGGCGATCAAGCTGCTCGAATCATCCGACCCGCGCGTGCGCAAAGAGACCCACGAGGCGTTCTACTCACCCTATCGAGAACACACCAACACGCTGGGGGCATCGCTGGCATCGGCGGTGAACACCGATGTGTTCTACACCCGCACCCGCCGCTATGATAGTTGCCTGCATGCGGCGCTCGATTCGAACAACATCCCGATCGAGGTCTACCACGCGCTAATCGAAACGACTGAGAAGAACCTTCAGGGATTGCATGAATACGTTTGCCTTCGGAAGCGCTTGCTCAAACTCGATGAAATTCACAGCTACGACATGTTCTGCCCTCTCTTTCCGGAGCAGAAATACGAGGTGCCGTATGACGATGCGGTCCGGCAGGTGATTGAATCGGCCGCCGCGCTCGGCGACGAATACGGCCGTCAGCTGCGCCACGCCTTTCATCACCGCTGGGTCGATGTCTGGGAGACCGAGGGCAAGGGGAGCGGCGCGTACAGCTCGCACAGCTATACGGCGCATCCGTTCGTGCTGATGAATTACAACGACACGGTCGACAGCTTCTTCACGCTCGCGCATGAGCTGGGCCACGCCATGCACAGCCATTTTACTTGCAAGACACAGCCTTATCCGAAGTCACACTACGCCATTTTTGTTGCCGAGGTGGCGTCGACACTCAACGAAGGACTGCTGCTGGATTATCTTCTCAAGCGGACTAAAGATGATAGGCAGCGTCTCTACCTGCTTGACCGGGCGATCGACAACGCGGTCGGGACGTTCTTCAACCAGGTGATGTACGCGCATTTCGAGCTCGATATCCACACCGAGGTTGAGAACGGTGGGGCGCTCTCGCCGGAACTGATGACTGCCAAGTGGCGCGAGTTGACACAGAAGTACTATGGCCCCGACTTCACGGTCGACGATTTCACGCCACTGAAGTGGTCGCGCATCCCCCATTTCTATATGTCATTCTATGTCTACCAGTATGCCACGTCGTTTGCGGCGACACAAGCGATCCTGCGGCGGTTTCTAAACGGCGAGAGCGGTCTGATCGAGAAGTACCTGACCATGCTTCGCGCCGGCGGCAGCGATCACCCGATCGAGCTTTTGAAACGCTGCGGTGTCGACATGACCACGCCCACGCCAATCGAAGCGACCCTCAAGCAGTTCGCGGAGCAGGTAGCGGAGGTGGAGCGGATGACGCGGTAA